A stretch of Gasterosteus aculeatus chromosome 4, fGasAcu3.hap1.1, whole genome shotgun sequence DNA encodes these proteins:
- the LOC120818021 gene encoding cyclic nucleotide-gated cation channel-like: MAGPVQNSHRLSVKTWTEDESDRAESTPSRAQSMCDDTSSELQRMAAIDRRDINSQNSLHGHGALSRIVSMVMTLREWAQKSLGEETERPDSFLERFRGPANTDMQAPPSRFSHSGSDTEHEIRRSRHMKRKCNVKVLSPSDDAYYYWLLVIGAAVFYNWTLLVVRACFDELQMRNVLVWLVLDYICDGVYILDIAVRLHTGFLDQGLMVKDTRRLRETYIRTFQCKSDICSILPTDLLYLTVGISYKPLLRFNRLLRLPRLLEWFERTETRTGYPNAFRICKLVLYILVIIHWNACVYYSFSKVLGLGSDSWVYPNASDPEFGSLTRSYIYCLYWSTLTLTTIGETPPPVRDEEYLFLIFDFLVGVLIFASIVGNVGSMISNMNATRAGFQSRVDTLKHYMQFRHVSKVLEQRVIRWFDYLWTNQKTIDEQEVLRSLPNKLRAEIAINVHLETLKKVRIFQDCEAGLLVELVLKLRPQVFSPGDYICRKGDVGKEMYIIKDGQLAVVGEDGATQFAILTSGSCFGEISILNISGSKMGNRRTANIRSLGYSDLFCLSKQDLMDALQEFPHARAQLEQRGRDILRKEGLLEEVNVSAGEELEEKVERLETSLDRLQTSLARLQSEFNSFQLRLKQRITTLEHNVTTMATGSGFLSDGVESVFGGDGVCSEINIRL, translated from the exons ATGGCAGGTCCAGTGCAGAATTCACACAGGCTGTCTGTGAAAACGTGGACAGAGGATGAGAGTGACAGAGCTGAGAGCACACCAAGCAG GGCACAGTCGATGTGTGATGACACTTCATCGGAGCTTCAGAGGATGGCGGCCATTGACCGAAGAGATATTAATTCTCAGAATTCTTTGCATGGACATGGAGCTTTGTCGAG GATTGTTAGTATGGTGATGACTCTGCGAGAATGGGCGCAGAAGAGTTTGGGTGAGGAGACGGAGAGACCGGATTCCTTCTTAGAACGTTTCAGAGGCCCCGCCAACACGGACATGCAAGCTCCGCCCAGCAGGTTCAGCCACAGCGGCTCCGATACAGAGCATGAAATCAGACGCTCTAGACACAT GAAGCGGAAGTGCAATGTCAAGGTCTTATCACCATCTGATGATGCATACTACTACTGGCTGTTGGTGATTGGTGCTGCTGTATTCTATAACTGGACTCTGCTAGTTGTCAG GGCCTGTTTTGATGAGCTCCAAATGAGAAATGTGTTGGTCTGGCTGGTGTTGGACTACATATGTGATGGAGTCTATATTCTGGATATAGCTGTTCGTCTCCACACAG GTTTTCTCGATCAAGGCTTGATGGTGAAAGATACGCGCCGTCTGAGAGAAACCTACATTCGAACCTTTCAGTGTAAAAGTGACATCTGCTCCATCCTCCCAACCGACCTCCTGTACCTGACTGTTGGAATCAGCTACAAACCCCTTCTTCGGTTCAACCGGCTGCTACGTCTGCCACGCCTACTTGAGTGGTTCGAACGCACTGAGACACGGACGGGCTACCCTAACGCGTTTCGCATCTGTAAATTGGTTCTGTACATCCTCGTGATCATCCACTGGAACGCTTGTGTGTACTACAGCTTCTCCAAAGTCCTTGGACTGGGCTCTGATTCTTGGGTCTATCCCAATGCATCCGATCCTGAGTTTGGCTCCCTGACCAGAAGTTACATATACTGTCTGTACTGGTCCACTCTGACGCTGACCACTATTGGAGAGACGCCTCCTCCTGTTAGAGATGAGGAATACTTGTTCCTGATATTTGACTTCCTG GTTGGTGTTCTGATTTTTGCCTCCATTGTGGGCAATGTCGGATCCATGATCTCCAATATGAATGCCACGAGAGCAGGCTTTCAGAGCCGTGTAGACACACTGAAACACTACATGCAATTCAGGCATGTGAGCAAGGTACTAGAGCAGCGCGTCATCCGCTGGTTTGATTACCTCTGGACTAATCAGAAGACGATAGATGAACAAGAAGTGCTGAGGAGTCTTCCCAATAAACTGAGAGCGGAGATAGCTATCAATGTTCACCTGGAAACACTGAAGAAG GTGCGTATCTTCCAGGACTGCGAGGCAGGCCTTCTTGTGGAATTGGTACTAAAACTCCGACCGCAAGTTTTCAGTCCTGGAGACTACATCTGTAGAAAG GGAGATGTCGGTAAGGAGATGTACATAATCAAAGATGGCCAGCTGGCAGTGGTGGGGGAGGACGGAGCCACCCAATTTGCCATTTTGACTTCGGGAAGCTGCTTTGGAGAAATCAGCATCCTGAACATCAGTGGTAGCAAGATGGGAAATCGGCGAACGGCTAACATTCGCAGCCTGGGATACTCAGATCTGTTCTGCCTTTCCAAACAAGACCTGATGGATGCACTTCAGGAATTCCCCCACGCCAGAGCCCAGCTGGAGCAGAGGGGGCGGGATATCCTGCGGAAGGAGGGGCTTCTGGAAGAAGTAAATGTGTCCGCAGGGGAGGAGCTTGAGGAAAAGGTGGAGAGGCTGGAAACAAGTCTGGATAGGCTACAG ACAAGTTTGGCCCGTCTACAGAGTGAGTTCAACTCTTTCCAGCTCCGACTGAAACAGAGAATCACAACGCTCGAACACAACGTAACCACGATGGCAACAGGCAGTGGGTTCCTGTCCGACGGTGTCGAGAGTGTTTTTGGTGGTGACGGTGTGTGCAGTGAAATCAACATCCggctttga